atgtactcaagtttaatatttctggtatggttagctaggtaacccctggttCATATGGTGCTTCCGATAtcattacctcagtactgctggtgcttcAAGAGTCTGctccccggaggatccccaatacgccagttatgtgtgacacttgtccttttctcatataactctcccttaaccaccgctgaaatgcagccatcgctcaccgtgctgtctggaacttggcagggtctcattctgttccctgcagtgtccaatgatttctcatagccactagcttctcacgccctgttcagttatctcaaccccgaggcagagcctaggcgtctgcctgcataccctaaccctgtgttgctggtggagctgtgggcctgaatgggaagacccagggccaccacatccttcactgtgatgcacaaggacccacccagagcaagatgactgagctgcccaagagtgcccaaatgctctgctgggctgagctttggtcacccaaaatgccatagcttccctggggtcccatgtgaggagacgggctgcagagatgaactggacccagttttcctaaaaagagtttacccttgtagaattccctttggaaatgggacgctcacacacaaagtttaaaagagctgttaacagtaattctgcccctcagaagccctaacaaaatgaaatgctgattagaaacaactgccaaggagtaaagcaatggcaatgctttctcttcccctgtgctttgtttttccctgtggactgcaaaataaaaggagaaaagggatctctgtgtgctgattatttctctaaaagatgtttccttttatcaattgtacgtgcttctgcccatccctttgccatgtaaatatatggatggagacagaagtgtaaaataaggggggaatatataatttcattgatggacaagaagaaaaaagtgtgatagcagcatacatagtttatttgaaaaaaatcttgatgatgaaataatccttcaggaaagaaaaggaaggtagaaaatgcctaattctccaagaagaaatatgatgttcttttttttccctcaggagaATGAATCCTAGAGTcatcagtggagataaagcagggcttttaatagtggacaaactgacaATATGTTACAAaactatgaatttttaaaaaatctccctccaaagtgagtaataaaactatcgtctgcaggctatcattgacaaatcaatgatgctgtcttcatcacactaatgaaactgagaagtgtattgtggatttgaatccaatgaatttgagcccattgtagtgtctgagcttaattttcgtgcttagcatcttctgttatcaggaagagaaggtgttttgagcttttctcaacagcccttggacattgtccccagagttttcagctaagtttcctgagatgacttatgaaaacttccttgtgtcagcatgcactggcagtcaaTGTCCCAGCCCGagcaaagtgtgtgtatgtgtgtgtgtgtgcaacattttatcaatattttttggattttctttataataaccccctgcaaccaaggtgtgtgatataatacatgatacgtaattagaattgctgtcatgaaaagcatcatgaccgggggaaaagccaaacctttgcacggccaagggcttccttcagggccagcttcacagtcttgtttctgagactgtagatgaaggggtttaagaatgggtacaggacagtgttcagcaaagctacaattctgttggtctccaaggaaacctcttctgtgggctgtgcatagagaacaatgcagcttccatagacaatggctaaggcagtgagatgggaagaacatgtagcaaaagctttcttcctcccagatgctgatgacatgtgcagaatacagtggaagatgcacatgtaggacaccaggattaaacataaggaacccagcactacaaatgatatcagaatggagtctgctttccaaagcagggtggtgtcagagcaggagagtttgaataagggggagttgtcacagaaaaaatgctggatcttgttggggccacagaaagtcagctttgagaggaggaccaggtggtaactcgagagtgtgaagcctatgacccacccagcaccaaccagacgggtgcagagctgctgcttcatgatggcagcataatgcaaaggttggcagatggcaacgtagcggtcaaaggacatgacaacaaggagagagaACTCTgcaaaacccagggcaaaatagaaatagcattgggcaaagcagctgctaaatgggatagttctcctaccagagctcagaatcaccaacagtttgatggttgtggaggatgtgaaccagatttccaggaatgccagattgctgatgaagaagtacatgggggtttgcaggcggtgatccacacacacgaggaaaatgatcgttgtgttccctgtcactgttgtcaggaatatgagtagaaggatcagggagagaaacagctgcagtctttgatcaagccctgaaaccctccagggtgaactcagcaaccacagtttcatttcctgctcccatgcccaatttcagtacatcctgctgagacaggagcatgaagaagcaagtgtgagaatttcacagtctcaacaagtcctcagagattttactgtcttctttctaacttttccaaacactcacaaaggattctttctcacaagcacagtattgtaaagaggttgtgaactatttcatgccatgcctgggaaattctctgttcactttgacctattgcaaacatccatcacatctgtgtttcaaaagccaacctaatctcccagcaaaagtgcttactagtatctgcagatgccagtccatccatgtagataagtatgttgaaagttattccttctacttttcagtccttgccttttttgacttggcacttctgtgaggctgttgctttcaaaacaagccagtactgagcatctcttctgcaatcccctgctttcttccacatcttcttcctctctgtttcttcagaagcattgaggaaacattgttattaaatgtcctgacctaaatgcctcgctttccctttaggggaagggggaaatcttctcctcttaaagaacttaaaggctgtcctgttgattatttgaaataggaagggtctggaacaacaacaacaacaaaatactaagcagggttatattttagaagttgggcacttcagtttgagcaagttagcttcctcccatcttgtcagtgcagagagagagagaagagtgtctggaagagactggtaacatttctttcacctgtcaattacagtctgggaggacccagcctctagagctctctctttgttgactatatagggaccaagggaaaacgagtacaggcaccagctgctcacagacacctctaatgaagttgatgaaactcactatttctgtctccaccctcttaattaatttagtagctaatttctttttcaaaccaaagaacatgtctaacagaaggaagtccaaagaaaacataagcaataaatactgacgtttttccctccacctttgcattaggttttagacatataaaggaaaggagcagatgactccacagataggatgcttcaagagtgcaagggcaggaggaggagatgatgggtttcaagcagtgaaacagaggttctccacagactgtgttcttagtctgctggctgtcacctaaaatcatgcttctcctgaatgtgctttcttagaggaacctgcaaagctgctgagagcttacagcaaagcagcttctctgctcaccatgggagtatccctcttgaacccttttatcaggctttggttggcgcaaaggatttgctgtattcaggccccacgtagccaaaaatggagctaccatatgcaatagtgactatggcggtgtgagatatgcaggtgaagaaggcgtcttacggctttcccagagggtattctcaggacagtgcatctagtgcaggcataagacacaggggtcagtgtgaaggagctcagcaacatagcagagaagggaacaaagctcatgtttgaaggtagctggtgcccatgcaggttgctctcatcaaagggatgaggccacagaagaaagagtctctttactggggacacagggtaccttggtatataaaatggtggagctgagcaaggatagagatgccatcacccaatggataaagatgagtgtggagcacagccagggcttcataaagatgatacAGTGCAATGGGTTGCAattggccccacagcaatcaaaagacatcacaacaagcaggttgaactcagctgtgcccaggaagatggaaaggaaggtctggaaccggcaagcagccgtgggatggtcttaatctccaagatgaggccgacaaaccttttaggggcaaagggaaccaaatatctgggaaggtgaagctgctggggaagagagatgctaggggtggaactggttgagccaaatgatggctatcatgaccatattccccatggcagtgagcagataaatcacccatgacagcatgaagaagaggatttgcatttgaggagtgactgaaaaggccttcaggAAGAACTTGCTCGATATGgtacggttgggaggatccatttcagaacgtagtcagctgaaggtgtgacaagactaACTAATGTCATGcgtggtgaaattcgtcttgctgccttcatcaactttcccttcccttttcctagtcctacttttccttcttgaggtgggagaccagaactgcacgagggattctcattttctctttgtttatatccaatgccatgaaataaatgttgatgctttttgtattgtgaaaagaccttgaacatcagtcagccagcaccagtgtttcacacctgtggtcaaacccccagaaATATGTAACatatgcaggaaactgggacaaatgccccaaatcacatttctctcctggaggtagcactggaagtagcatgggatgaagaagggatggaaaggaaagctcCATGAGAATGGGAGTTTAAAAAGGTCATGAGTCTCATGGACTTTCTTGGGCTGCTTATGAACACAAAATTTCACGGTCACCCCCTCatagcagataatgccaaaggctgtgatggccccttTGTTGTTAgtcaacttctggaaaaaaatggaccTGGCCCTAATCACTGAGGATGTTAAATGCATCGAAGTCCCCAGCCTGAGTATATGCTTCATAGGCTCCTTAAACTTTTCGCCCATGAAAACAAGAAGCCTTCCCTAAGCACTGGGATTTGAGGGTTGCAAaggctattttctccattttttaaacactgctgaaaatcagAAGTTATGTAGGCCCTCCTCCATAACCTGTGTATCGTGGATTAGACAGCATGCTGcccgaggagaagaaagcaattgcTGGCATGACAGCAAGTGAATGAGGGGAAGATCTCTGACGTGCAGAAAGGACTGTGCTACTATAGCCAACAAGACGTGAAAAGTTTGAGGGAAGGGAGACTGTCAATTAGGGACTAAAATGTAGCTACAAGTTTGACTGCAAGTGTTTATGTGAGGAGGAAAGAGGCTCCTGCTATCTTGTTGTGAAGGCTTGTGAGTCTGGAGGCCTTGGTGAGGTCTCACAGCATTTCCTCTGCCATGTTGTCCGGTGCTGAGGCAATAATTCTCCACATACACAGGTGTGTAGCCAGTCTCTGGTGAGCTCCTTCAAACCACAACTCTGCTTATGGCCTCAGGAAGAACCATGCACCTAATTCTTTATAGATTGCTGCACTGCTGGCTGTGACCGAAGCTGTGCCAAAAGCTTTGCCCAGCCCAAGTGCGCGGCATTCTCGGTAACAGCATCGCTGTCTGCACCCAAACACGCCTTGTCATGGGGACCTGGTGCACACGCTTGAGGGAGCTCTCTCAGGGCAGTGCTCACAGTCTTCGTGTGGATGAAGATAACTTCTGCAGAGGAAGATGTGTTGGAGGGTGGTGGGGGAAACGGAGATGAAAGTTCAGCACCTATGTCTTCTGCAAAGCCATGTGGTACCTCAGCAGAGGGGGATTTGTGGCTCATCTCAGTGCTTGTTATTTTGGTCTCCTGTAAAACCCTTTGGCAGTTGTCTCCATCTGCAGGGGTGTATATGTGATGGAAGACAATGTTTCTCCCAACGACCCTTCATCCTGGTGGTTGATATATTCTCTCCTGACCGTGGCACTCAGACTCTCTGCTGATGATCACCCTTTTGGCATCTGTATATGCTGAGGTTTCAAAGCTGTACTCTTGCAGGatgccagagaagctggagtgaatAATTCTGGTGGCCAACACAATCTCCTCAGGAGAGGTTCACTTGTTCTTTGAGAGGCTGTAGGTCTTGATTTTGGGGTGCTGAGAACTCACTTCACACTGCAACAGCTGAATGTGCAGTCATTTCAGAAGGCCGTGATTCAGCATGTCAGGCACAGAAATCTTGGGATGCAGGGAACACCATGCTGATTATTCCATtgcccttttgttttaaaatggtgtTAGGAAAAACCCTGCCCAGGAGCTGTGAAGGCCTTGGCACCGGTTTGCGGGTTGGCCAAGGCTTGACATGTTCCTTGTATGTTAGGGTTTGTGGGTGCAAGACCatgagaacaacaaaaaaacacatgagaagaaaaaaatcctgccatgcagtctctggaaaacactgcttcagTGTCTTCAGTGAAGGGGTACAGAGCTGCAAATATCAGGCCCCTCACATTACCATGATTGACCCCAGGGTTGCAAAGAAAGTGTAatttatctcaacgcaaaggggacTGGAGGGTGGCCCTTGTTTTAGAGCAACAGCTATATCCGTTGAGTGGAGCAACTGGCTATGTGTGActgcaaggtgggaaagggaggattGGCTACTGGTGTAGAGAGACACTGCAGGTTCGTGGGGGGTTAAACagagtagatttaatgaaggacttgcactccaaactgcacagggagccccaggaaccgtGCGGAAGGGTtgatgatgggaggctgctggacgctcCAGTCAGACCCCCAAGCAGGACTCAGCTTGTTGTATCCTAAGGTCCCCTTACATCTACTTGAACTATTTCcttgtctcagctgtgctaagcttgagtagctactgtccaGGAATCAGCTGGACATTGTTGACGAAAGGGAAtatgcctgcctggccctgatgggaatttggtcagtgtgtagtttcacatgctgggGCTGCTACCACGTGCGCTGCCCAtcactgactcctcaccagatcttctgcaggtgttctcagtcCACTCCACCCCCTGACTGACAGAGACTTGGTGTTGATGCCACCAGTGTGCAGACAAGGTTTGGAAAATGCTTTTCAGGCATTAGCTTAACTAACAGCTGAGTTGTACAAGCAACGAAATTCTAGTAAATATGTGGTAAATTATAACATATATGCATGCAAGAATAATCAGCTCAAAAGACCAGGAGTATAATGTGTTTTCCCCATAGTCCTAAATCCGACAGGCATAATGACAGTCACTACCAGGGGTTGTACCATGCTGGTTCTTTGGATCTGACATTGTGTAGTAGTTGGAGTAGACTCATCATCTTGTGGACTACAGTTTCCATGGGCTTACTGCAGTGTTGTCGGCTTCCCAGCTACCATCAGTGTATGGGGttaggatggagagcagcaatgtCGAACAGTGTTGCAGCTCTGCTCGGCACGTTCATCAGGTCACGGTTCTCTGGGAGCAAGTCTCCTAGAGGGAACAtggactgggacactttcccctttgctTAGTACCAAGTGGGTGTCCTCTCAAAATAGTAACAGCTGTTGTAATGTATATGGCTGCCCAGAAAAGAAGGGACCCCATTCAGTATCGATTATTTCTTCCTTGGAATATGTTGATGCCTAAAATACACACTTGGATTACACACAAGAACCCTGATGGGGGCTGCTTTGCTCATTGCCAATTTTAATTGCATAGGAGAGTCTTGCACGTCAGCCCTGCCAAGGCCACTCACGGTTACTGAGCCTCCTTGGTGGGATGGAGTCCTGTGCAAAACGACAACCTCCGCCCCCGTGTCCACCAGCTCTACTACTCGCTGTCATCCCCCATTAGGCCAGTAAATTTTAATTGGGACAAAAGGGTGATGGCCCCCCATTACATATCGTCTAATTTGGACGGGGGATGGGGTGGACCTGCCTCCCTTTCAAAATCGGGCTGGCAGCTCCCCCTCCGTGCACGCTGCCGGTGGGGCAGTGGGTGTCGCGGGTCCCCCCTGCGCTCTCCAGGCTGCTCGCCGCGCTCCCCACCCCCGGGGGCTTTGTGCGCTGCTCCGGgtgaagctgcagccaccgctcgagcagctctgcactgggtttaccGTCCACCCCCCGCCATGGCATGCCCGCTGGCAGCAGGTCTTGGAATGCACTGCCGCAGCTCACCCTTTCTTTTCCACGTTTATCTGCCTGTTTCCCGACTTGCCATCCCTGCTAACAGAGGACGCCTTggctaactgagatagcagcgctGTGACTCCCCGCACCATACCTGCCCCACCAATCACAGGTAGCACTGTCGCTTGAAGACGGGGAGGGGCAGCGCgcagcatcttagtctggatggttttgctcatggggagcTGATCTGGTCCTGTAAACTCGGGGGAATAAATTCcggacaacattcctaattgccacagctggtttatccctgctgcgacAGTAGTCCACGTGCTGAGCCCACCATCAATGTCCACAGCAGTTGGCCAGGTTAAACGCACcgcacccagcacccactccattagggaggggaaacgttttggttttgctggtgcagggtgcagagaatgttgtgcagcctgggaccctggggcagagaCTCCATCCgaccgagctcctctctagtaaatgaactgcatctgcccctTCGTCCCACAGCCTCAACAGCCACTCTGACAACCCGTCacagggctgctgcctgtagcgtccctgcgtatcctgcagctccgatgctttaaaatcgccaggagttgtggtctcttcaaactggctgcatttggtgcggtgagctgctgctctgccaccggccgggcagctgcctccccctcaggctcagtgtctgactccgaactggggagttcatcggggtcccggatattgccatcccaaatattcattcaccacttctaatttttcagatatacttcagaaaggaaacagatgtgtcttttcccaagtattcataaatgcactttataatatcaaatacacc
The genomic region above belongs to Apteryx mantelli isolate bAptMan1 chromosome 20, bAptMan1.hap1, whole genome shotgun sequence and contains:
- the LOC136993772 gene encoding olfactory receptor 226-like yields the protein MSFDRYVAICQPLHYAAIMKQQLCTRLVGAGWVIGFTLSSYHLVLLSKLTFCGPNKIQHFFCDNSPLFKLSCSDTTLLWKADSILISFVVLGSLCLILVSYMCIFHCILHMSSASGRKKAFATCSSHLTALAIVYGSCIVLYAQPTEEVSLETNRIVALLNTV